One part of the Lachnospiraceae bacterium JLR.KK002 genome encodes these proteins:
- a CDS encoding DUF1294 domain-containing protein encodes MEYLPLLYLACINLTGFFLMGLDKWKAKHKKWRISEKALFGTAVAGGSIGTWAGMYVFRHKTRHWYFVVGMPLILVLQAAGAVWLLTFER; translated from the coding sequence ATGGAATATTTACCGTTGTTATATCTGGCCTGTATCAATCTGACAGGATTTTTCCTGATGGGGCTGGATAAATGGAAAGCAAAACATAAGAAATGGCGGATTTCTGAAAAAGCGCTGTTTGGAACTGCTGTTGCCGGAGGCAGTATCGGAACCTGGGCAGGCATGTATGTGTTCCGCCATAAGACCAGACACTGGTATTTTGTGGTGGGAATGCCCCTGATTCTGGTGCTGCAGGCAGCCGGTGCAGTCTGGCTGTTGACTTTTGAAAGATAA
- a CDS encoding methyl-accepting chemotaxis protein, with product MKKSINQSTLSFILNGISILALLFLVFSLLSYSSISGKLDLANENRFALTYNANRFMNGSAYLTNEVRAFASTGQQEHYDNYWNEVNVLQNRDRGVAAMQEIGITSEEQKMIDDMSELSNTLVPLEDEAMKNVQAGNMQAALDYVYGEEYSASIAQINALKEQFLEALDERTKTQVETLGRESDFIRATMIAALIIVAVIQLLIMVITKRRVLRPVIAVRDQMSEISQGNLSAEFLLKSNTSEIGMLVESIHETKRELKKYIHDIDSKLSEMAQGNMDLVIGDDYRGEFLPIQDAMRQILDSLNNALSRINITAEHVLEESRRMASDAEVLSSGAVAQASAVQELAASIHELSTQVDHTSSDADTAQKCSTEAATLLLASNEKMGELTSAMEDISNASQEIGGIIKTIEDISFQTNILALNAAVEAARAGEAGKGFAVVAEEVQSLANKSSASAKDITELIENSIRMIKHGTSLTAETTSALGDVVVGAKQATDLIEQIAGSATQQSQALHQLKAGMEQIAGVVQTNASTAEKSAASAKELQSQSEELKVSVHRFRLRRHR from the coding sequence ATGAAAAAATCCATCAACCAATCCACTTTATCATTTATTTTAAACGGGATATCCATTCTGGCCCTTTTATTTCTGGTCTTTTCCCTGCTGTCTTACAGCAGTATCAGCGGAAAACTTGACCTGGCCAATGAAAACCGTTTTGCACTGACTTACAATGCCAATCGTTTTATGAACGGTTCCGCCTATCTGACCAATGAGGTGCGCGCGTTCGCCTCCACCGGCCAGCAGGAACATTACGACAATTACTGGAATGAAGTAAATGTGCTGCAAAACCGCGACCGGGGCGTTGCAGCCATGCAGGAAATCGGCATCACTTCTGAGGAACAGAAAATGATTGACGATATGTCCGAACTTTCCAATACGCTGGTGCCTCTGGAAGACGAGGCCATGAAAAACGTACAGGCAGGCAATATGCAGGCTGCTCTGGATTATGTCTACGGGGAAGAATACAGTGCGTCAATTGCTCAGATTAATGCTCTGAAGGAGCAGTTTCTGGAAGCTCTGGACGAAAGAACCAAAACACAGGTAGAGACTCTGGGCCGGGAATCTGATTTTATCCGTGCTACCATGATTGCCGCTCTGATTATTGTGGCAGTGATTCAGCTTCTCATTATGGTTATTACCAAAAGGCGTGTGCTCCGGCCTGTGATTGCAGTCCGTGATCAGATGAGCGAGATTTCTCAGGGTAATCTTTCTGCTGAATTTCTCCTGAAATCAAATACTTCCGAAATCGGCATGTTGGTGGAATCCATCCATGAGACGAAGCGGGAACTGAAAAAATACATACATGATATTGACTCAAAACTGTCCGAAATGGCACAGGGCAACATGGATCTTGTAATTGGCGACGATTACCGGGGTGAATTTCTGCCCATTCAGGACGCCATGCGGCAGATTCTGGATTCCCTGAATAACGCTCTCTCCCGTATCAATATCACTGCAGAACATGTACTGGAGGAATCCAGACGGATGGCTTCCGATGCCGAAGTTCTTTCCAGCGGCGCTGTGGCTCAGGCCTCCGCAGTTCAGGAACTGGCAGCCAGTATCCACGAACTTTCCACTCAGGTGGATCACACTTCTTCCGATGCGGATACTGCTCAGAAGTGTTCCACGGAAGCTGCCACACTCCTGCTGGCCAGCAATGAGAAAATGGGCGAACTTACTTCCGCTATGGAAGACATCTCCAATGCCTCTCAGGAAATCGGCGGTATTATCAAGACCATTGAAGATATCTCTTTCCAGACCAATATCCTGGCTCTGAATGCCGCAGTGGAAGCTGCACGGGCCGGAGAAGCCGGAAAGGGATTTGCCGTTGTGGCAGAAGAAGTACAGAGCCTTGCAAATAAGAGTTCTGCTTCCGCAAAAGATATTACGGAGCTGATTGAAAACTCCATACGGATGATAAAACACGGCACTTCACTGACTGCCGAAACCACCAGCGCTCTGGGCGATGTGGTAGTGGGAGCCAAACAGGCTACAGACCTGATTGAACAGATTGCAGGTTCCGCCACGCAGCAGTCACAGGCGCTTCACCAGTTAAAGGCCGGCATGGAACAGATTGCAGGGGTGGTTCAGACCAATGCCAGCACAGCGGAAAAATCTGCCGCTTCTGCCAAAGAACTCCAGAGCCAGTCGGAAGAACTGAAAGTTTCCGTACACAGATTCCGGCTGCGCAGACACAGATAA
- the hisC gene encoding histidinol-phosphate transaminase: protein MKPWEENVRRVIPYTPGEQPDRPNIIKLNTNENPYPPAPGVTKVLKELDGDSLRRYPNPGAETLVQALADYYGVSKEQVFVGVGSDDVLAMSFLTFFNSGKPILFPDITYSFYDVWADLFRIPYECPPLDEEFRIRTEDYLRDCGGIVIPNPNAPTGLEKNLEELEEIIRKNPGVIVIIDEAYIDFGGTSALSLLPKYENLLVVQTFSKSRSLAGMRIGYAIGNEKLIKYLNDVKYSFNSYTMSAAALVAGVEAVRDDTYFRETLQKIINTRERTKKELHRLGFSFPDSGSNFIFATHRSCPAEELFEALKQADIYVRYFRKPGIDNYLRISIGTEEQMDELIRFLEHYLGEHL from the coding sequence ATGAAGCCATGGGAAGAAAATGTGCGCAGGGTGATTCCCTATACACCGGGAGAGCAGCCTGACCGCCCCAATATAATAAAATTAAATACCAATGAAAATCCGTACCCTCCGGCTCCGGGAGTGACGAAGGTGTTAAAGGAACTGGATGGGGACAGCCTGCGGAGATATCCGAACCCCGGAGCAGAGACGCTGGTGCAGGCGCTGGCGGATTATTACGGTGTATCGAAGGAGCAGGTGTTTGTGGGGGTGGGCTCCGATGATGTGCTGGCTATGAGTTTTCTGACTTTTTTTAACAGCGGCAAACCCATTTTATTTCCGGACATTACCTATTCCTTTTACGACGTGTGGGCAGATTTATTCCGGATTCCTTACGAATGCCCGCCTCTGGATGAGGAATTCCGGATTCGCACGGAAGATTATCTCAGAGACTGCGGCGGGATTGTGATACCAAATCCCAACGCTCCCACCGGACTGGAAAAGAATCTGGAGGAACTGGAAGAAATCATCCGGAAAAATCCGGGAGTAATTGTAATAATTGATGAAGCATATATTGACTTTGGAGGGACTTCTGCGTTATCATTACTCCCGAAGTATGAAAATCTGCTGGTAGTTCAGACTTTTTCCAAGTCCAGAAGCCTTGCGGGCATGAGAATCGGATATGCCATTGGAAATGAGAAGCTGATAAAATATCTGAATGATGTGAAATATTCCTTCAATTCTTATACCATGAGCGCCGCAGCTCTTGTCGCAGGTGTGGAAGCCGTCAGAGATGATACATATTTCAGAGAGACCCTGCAGAAAATAATTAATACCAGAGAACGGACGAAAAAAGAATTGCACCGACTGGGATTTTCCTTTCCTGATTCCGGAAGTAATTTTATTTTTGCCACCCATCGGAGCTGTCCGGCGGAAGAATTGTTTGAAGCCCTGAAACAGGCGGATATTTATGTTCGCTATTTCCGGAAACCGGGTATCGACAATTATCTGCGGATTTCCATCGGAACAGAGGAACAGATGGATGAACTGATTCGTTTTCTGGAACACTATTTAGGAGAGCATTTATGA
- the glyA gene encoding serine hydroxymethyltransferase, which produces MYSFDEVKKADPQVAQAITEEMERQNSHIELIASENWVSKAVMAAMGSPMTNKYAEGYPGKRYYGGCECVDVVENLAIERAKELFGCEYANVQPHSGAQANMAVQFAMLEPGDTVMGMNLDHGGHLTHGSPVNFSGTYFHIVPYGVNDEGFIDYDKVRETALECKPKLIIAGASAYARTIDFKRFREIADEAGAYLMVDMAHIAGLVAAGLHPSPIPHAHVVTTTTHKTLRGPRGGMILASQEMADRFNFNKAIFPGTQGGPLMHVIAAKAVCFKEALEDSFKEYQQNIVKNAQALAKGLKDRGIKLVSDGTDNHLMLVDLTPYELTGKAVEKLLDSVHITSNKNTIPNDPKSPFVTSGIRLGTPAVTSRGFTEADMDKVAECIARMVKEGEAASEEVRRMVKELTDKYPLE; this is translated from the coding sequence ATGTACTCATTTGATGAAGTGAAGAAAGCAGATCCTCAGGTGGCTCAGGCCATTACAGAAGAAATGGAGCGGCAGAACAGCCACATTGAGCTGATTGCCTCAGAAAACTGGGTCAGCAAGGCAGTGATGGCAGCCATGGGAAGCCCCATGACCAATAAATATGCGGAAGGATATCCGGGAAAACGTTATTACGGCGGCTGTGAATGTGTGGACGTGGTGGAAAATCTGGCCATTGAGCGTGCAAAAGAGCTGTTTGGCTGCGAATATGCCAATGTACAGCCCCACTCCGGCGCCCAGGCCAATATGGCAGTGCAGTTTGCCATGTTAGAGCCGGGAGACACGGTAATGGGCATGAATCTGGATCATGGCGGACATCTGACCCATGGCAGTCCTGTAAATTTTTCCGGTACTTATTTCCATATTGTACCTTACGGCGTCAATGACGAAGGGTTTATTGATTATGATAAAGTAAGAGAAACAGCGCTGGAGTGTAAACCGAAGCTGATTATTGCAGGAGCCAGCGCCTATGCAAGAACCATTGATTTTAAGAGGTTCCGTGAAATTGCCGATGAGGCGGGCGCATACCTGATGGTGGATATGGCTCATATTGCAGGCCTTGTGGCGGCAGGGCTCCATCCAAGCCCCATTCCCCATGCCCATGTGGTAACCACCACCACCCACAAAACACTGCGGGGGCCCCGCGGAGGCATGATTCTGGCCAGCCAGGAAATGGCGGACAGGTTCAACTTTAACAAGGCGATTTTCCCAGGAACCCAGGGAGGCCCGCTGATGCATGTGATTGCCGCAAAAGCGGTGTGCTTCAAAGAAGCGCTGGAAGACAGCTTTAAAGAATACCAGCAGAACATTGTGAAAAATGCCCAGGCTCTGGCAAAGGGACTGAAAGACAGAGGGATAAAACTGGTTTCTGACGGAACGGACAACCATCTGATGCTGGTGGATTTAACACCATATGAACTGACAGGAAAGGCAGTGGAGAAATTGCTGGATTCCGTTCATATTACCAGCAACAAGAATACCATTCCCAATGACCCCAAATCTCCTTTTGTAACCAGCGGTATCCGTCTGGGAACTCCGGCTGTTACATCCAGAGGATTTACAGAAGCCGATATGGATAAAGTGGCGGAATGTATTGCCAGAATGGTGAAAGAGGGAGAAGCCGCTTCCGAAGAAGTGCGCAGGATGGTGAAAGAACTGACAGATAAATATCCTCTGGAATAA
- a CDS encoding M3 family oligoendopeptidase produces MEKNFKLKDIPYKRMDFQEIQRKLDEFAEQITQAGDYDTVKKILLGSQELQKEVNENHTLAMIRMYQDSTDEYYAKEAMEQDKALAMRDSSKLNQALISSSFAEDINREFGREFLLILDKDNRLLSEGKDLQVKEQELMNRYQKMKATMKFEFQGKILSEGELRPFRENPDREVRKECLKVMYRGYLDRKQEFEEILDELVKTRIKIAKANGFDSYLDYKNLEKGRREYGEKELTAFRKQIKEEVIPVMKALYEQQKERLGLETLTIYDYNLIFPDGNPRPAGEIQELCQAAGEMYHKLSPEIGAFYDEMLEHELIDAAQSPNKITGIGFCTTLDKTGIPFVFANSNGTMSDVSVLTHELGHAWQAYCSMKKQPLQEYYWMANDLVEIPSKTMELFAYPYAEAFFGKDAEKFLYMHQYEIISELTFYTMVDEYEGWLYTNPQASMQERYEKFEQLFQEYNPGVDNREFREEILAGAMLFGNMGVYMYPKYLISYVLSEMCALEFKERMDENPEQAWKDYELFCATGGSMEYVSILKQSGLSPAYVDGTVARALTGLKQRLGTEKR; encoded by the coding sequence ATGGAGAAAAATTTTAAATTAAAGGATATCCCTTATAAGCGAATGGATTTTCAGGAAATCCAGAGAAAACTGGATGAATTTGCAGAGCAGATTACCCAGGCCGGAGATTATGATACAGTAAAAAAGATACTGCTGGGGAGCCAGGAACTGCAGAAGGAAGTGAATGAAAACCATACGCTGGCCATGATACGGATGTATCAGGATTCCACAGATGAATATTATGCAAAGGAAGCCATGGAGCAGGATAAAGCGCTGGCAATGCGTGACAGCAGTAAATTAAATCAGGCATTAATATCTTCATCTTTTGCGGAAGATATCAATCGGGAGTTCGGCAGGGAATTCCTTCTGATTCTGGATAAGGACAACCGGCTTCTCTCAGAAGGCAAAGATTTACAGGTCAAAGAGCAGGAGCTGATGAACCGTTATCAGAAGATGAAAGCAACGATGAAGTTTGAATTTCAGGGAAAGATATTGAGTGAAGGAGAACTGCGTCCGTTTCGGGAGAACCCGGACCGGGAGGTACGAAAGGAGTGCCTGAAAGTCATGTACCGGGGCTATCTGGACAGGAAGCAGGAATTTGAAGAGATACTGGATGAACTGGTGAAAACACGTATCAAAATTGCGAAAGCAAACGGATTTGACAGTTATCTGGATTACAAAAATCTGGAAAAGGGAAGACGGGAGTACGGAGAGAAAGAACTGACCGCTTTCCGGAAACAGATAAAAGAAGAAGTCATTCCGGTAATGAAAGCATTGTATGAGCAGCAGAAAGAGCGGCTGGGCCTGGAAACTCTGACGATTTACGATTACAATCTGATTTTCCCCGATGGGAATCCCAGGCCCGCCGGGGAAATTCAGGAACTCTGCCAGGCGGCCGGAGAGATGTATCATAAACTGTCTCCGGAAATCGGGGCATTTTATGATGAAATGCTGGAACATGAACTGATTGACGCTGCACAGTCGCCCAATAAAATTACGGGAATCGGATTCTGCACCACTCTGGATAAGACGGGAATTCCCTTTGTATTTGCAAATTCCAACGGTACCATGTCGGATGTGTCGGTGCTGACCCATGAGCTGGGCCATGCCTGGCAGGCATATTGCAGTATGAAAAAGCAGCCCCTGCAGGAATATTACTGGATGGCCAATGATCTTGTGGAGATTCCCTCCAAAACCATGGAGCTGTTTGCTTATCCATATGCAGAAGCATTTTTCGGAAAGGATGCGGAGAAATTTCTGTATATGCATCAGTATGAAATTATCAGTGAACTGACGTTTTATACCATGGTAGACGAGTACGAAGGCTGGCTGTATACGAATCCCCAGGCGTCCATGCAGGAGCGGTATGAGAAATTTGAGCAGTTATTCCAGGAATATAATCCTGGCGTGGACAACAGGGAATTTCGGGAGGAAATCCTTGCAGGGGCCATGCTGTTTGGCAATATGGGCGTTTACATGTACCCGAAATATCTGATCAGTTATGTGCTGTCCGAAATGTGCGCGCTGGAGTTTAAGGAGCGGATGGATGAAAATCCCGAACAGGCCTGGAAAGATTATGAGCTGTTCTGCGCAACAGGCGGCTCCATGGAGTATGTTTCCATTCTGAAGCAGTCCGGCCTGTCTCCGGCTTATGTGGACGGCACGGTGGCCCGTGCCCTGACCGGGCTGAAACAGCGCCTTGGGACTGAGAAAAGATAA
- a CDS encoding glycosyl hydrolase 53 family protein, with protein sequence MGVISDKKFIKGMDVSSLPELEQLGAKFYDKDGDERNLLAILQEYGTNAVRIRLWNNPWSREGEPYGAGTNDMETAMELAKRVKERGMDVLLNLHYSDFWADPGKQIKPKAWYDYTGKRLESAVYDYTVAVLREFQREGILPDMIQTGNELSNGLLWPDGKRPDYESIAMLVNAGIHGVRDIDPDIPVMLHLDNGGNNALYREWFDSYFASDGEDFDVIGLSYYPFWHGSLADLEHNMHDIALRYGKELVVAEVSMGYTMEDYASYEKLQPSERKGMATKPELVKNIDYPMTKQGQADFMKDFMNRVVNVPKGLGRGFFYWEPAWLPVPGSGWATQASLSYMKDPGPCGNEWANQALFDYEGRPLPALDVIKNL encoded by the coding sequence ATGGGAGTTATTTCAGATAAAAAATTTATAAAGGGAATGGACGTATCTTCCCTGCCGGAGCTGGAACAGCTTGGAGCTAAATTTTACGATAAGGATGGGGACGAGAGGAATCTTCTGGCCATTCTGCAGGAATACGGTACCAATGCGGTGCGTATCCGCCTCTGGAACAATCCCTGGTCCAGAGAAGGAGAGCCCTACGGTGCGGGAACCAATGATATGGAAACTGCCATGGAGCTGGCAAAACGGGTGAAAGAGCGGGGCATGGATGTGCTGCTGAATCTCCATTACAGTGATTTCTGGGCAGATCCCGGCAAGCAGATAAAGCCCAAGGCCTGGTATGACTATACGGGAAAACGTCTGGAATCCGCTGTATATGATTATACGGTGGCGGTATTGCGGGAATTCCAGCGGGAGGGCATTCTGCCTGATATGATACAGACAGGCAACGAACTGTCCAACGGTCTGCTGTGGCCGGACGGGAAGCGGCCCGATTACGAGAGCATTGCCATGCTGGTGAATGCGGGAATTCACGGGGTACGTGATATTGACCCGGACATTCCGGTTATGCTCCATCTGGATAACGGAGGCAATAATGCTTTGTACCGGGAATGGTTTGACAGCTACTTTGCCAGTGACGGAGAAGATTTTGATGTCATCGGCCTGTCCTATTATCCCTTCTGGCACGGTTCTCTGGCAGATTTGGAGCATAATATGCATGACATTGCGCTGCGCTACGGCAAGGAACTGGTGGTAGCGGAGGTATCCATGGGCTACACCATGGAGGATTATGCTTCTTATGAGAAACTGCAGCCTTCTGAACGGAAAGGAATGGCCACAAAACCGGAACTGGTGAAAAATATTGACTATCCCATGACAAAACAGGGCCAGGCGGATTTTATGAAAGATTTTATGAATCGCGTGGTCAATGTTCCAAAAGGTCTGGGAAGGGGATTTTTCTACTGGGAGCCGGCCTGGCTTCCGGTGCCGGGAAGCGGCTGGGCTACCCAGGCTTCTCTGAGCTATATGAAAGATCCAGGCCCCTGCGGCAATGAATGGGCCAATCAGGCGCTGTTTGACTATGAAGGCAGGCCTCTGCCGGCGCTGGATGTGATTAAAAATCTGTAA
- a CDS encoding pyridoxal phosphate-dependent aminotransferase — protein MISKQMQREVAGSSAIRAMFLEGKELARQVGPEHVYDFSLGNPMTPVPDSYNQAIIEAVQTESSLELHGYMDNAGYPETRQAVADNLNRRFGTEFEKEHIVMTVGAAGALNVVLKTLLDPGDEVLALAPYFGEYRGYTANHQGILREVRPDIPTFQPDLEDLEAKISEKTKALIINNPVNPTGVVYSEETIRRIASILEKKQREYGREIYMVSDEPYRELVYDGTEVPFLTKYYDNTFVTYSFSKSLSIPGERIGYIAVSPRMADREQALQGLSVANRILGFVNAPSLMQKALIPSLDARTDVDYYDRNRKLIYGKLTELGFTCVKPQGAFYLFVKSPEPEEQKFVEEAKKYHILLVAGSTFSCPGYVRLAYCVSYEMLERSLPAFEKLAEVYRRK, from the coding sequence ATGATTTCAAAGCAGATGCAGAGGGAAGTGGCAGGCAGTTCCGCAATCCGCGCCATGTTTCTGGAGGGAAAAGAGCTGGCCCGGCAGGTGGGCCCGGAACATGTCTATGATTTCAGCCTCGGAAATCCCATGACTCCCGTACCGGACAGTTATAACCAGGCGATTATTGAGGCAGTGCAGACAGAAAGTTCTCTGGAGCTCCATGGATATATGGACAATGCGGGCTATCCGGAGACGCGGCAGGCGGTAGCTGACAATCTGAACAGGCGGTTTGGCACAGAGTTTGAGAAGGAGCATATTGTGATGACGGTGGGCGCTGCAGGCGCGTTAAATGTGGTACTGAAAACTCTCCTGGATCCCGGAGACGAGGTGCTGGCGCTGGCTCCTTATTTTGGAGAATACCGGGGGTATACAGCTAATCATCAGGGGATTTTGCGGGAGGTAAGGCCGGATATTCCCACCTTTCAGCCGGATTTGGAGGATTTGGAGGCCAAAATCTCTGAAAAAACAAAAGCTCTGATTATCAACAATCCGGTAAATCCCACCGGGGTAGTATATTCAGAGGAAACCATCCGGCGCATAGCTTCTATTCTGGAAAAGAAGCAGCGGGAATATGGCCGTGAGATTTACATGGTATCCGACGAGCCCTATCGGGAACTGGTCTATGACGGAACAGAAGTGCCCTTTCTGACGAAATATTATGATAATACCTTTGTGACGTATTCTTTCAGCAAATCCCTGTCCATTCCGGGGGAGCGAATTGGTTATATTGCGGTCAGCCCCCGGATGGCAGACCGGGAACAGGCCCTGCAGGGACTGTCAGTGGCCAACCGGATTCTGGGCTTTGTGAATGCCCCGTCTCTGATGCAGAAAGCGCTGATTCCTTCTCTGGACGCCAGGACAGACGTGGATTACTATGACAGGAACCGGAAACTGATTTACGGAAAACTGACAGAACTGGGCTTTACCTGTGTAAAGCCCCAGGGAGCCTTTTACCTGTTTGTGAAATCTCCGGAGCCGGAGGAACAGAAGTTTGTGGAAGAGGCGAAAAAGTATCACATTCTGCTTGTGGCAGGAAGCACCTTTTCCTGTCCTGGTTATGTGCGGCTTGCCTATTGTGTTTCTTATGAAATGCTGGAGCGTTCCCTGCCTGCTTTTGAAAAGCTGGCGGAAGTATACAGGAGGAAATGA
- a CDS encoding DUF368 domain-containing protein, translating into MIRMILKGVVIGIANIIPGVSGGTMAVSMGIYDKMIHAATHLFSEFKKSMKVLIPIIIGAAIGVVALARIIEIMFEKIPLQTNLLFIGLIVGGLPAVTRKVKGKSIRLGHILSFLAFFVIVAGMAVLGEQEGAAADLSFSVLNVIKLFFVGVLASATMVIPGVSGSMMLMLIGYYNPVLSEVNRFIDNLLDFNVPGLLDGCLVLVPFGIGVVIGIFAIAKVIEIIFEKFPEHAYWAIIGLIVASPIAILLMNSFGTITPVNVLTGIVALAAGVVIALKLGEE; encoded by the coding sequence ATGATTCGAATGATTTTGAAAGGCGTTGTCATCGGGATTGCCAATATTATTCCCGGCGTCAGCGGCGGTACCATGGCGGTTTCCATGGGTATTTACGATAAGATGATTCATGCGGCCACCCATCTTTTTTCGGAATTTAAGAAAAGCATGAAAGTGCTGATTCCCATTATTATCGGAGCAGCCATCGGCGTGGTGGCGCTGGCCCGGATTATTGAAATCATGTTTGAGAAAATTCCCCTTCAGACCAACCTGTTGTTTATCGGCCTGATTGTGGGAGGCCTTCCGGCTGTCACCCGGAAAGTAAAGGGGAAAAGTATCCGGCTGGGCCATATTCTGTCTTTTCTGGCATTTTTTGTCATTGTGGCGGGAATGGCGGTTCTGGGCGAGCAGGAGGGCGCGGCGGCAGATTTGAGCTTCAGTGTGCTGAATGTGATAAAGCTGTTTTTCGTGGGCGTTCTGGCTTCGGCCACTATGGTAATTCCCGGCGTCAGCGGTTCTATGATGCTGATGCTGATAGGCTATTACAATCCGGTGCTGAGTGAGGTAAACCGTTTTATCGACAACCTGCTGGACTTTAATGTACCGGGGCTTCTGGATGGTTGTCTGGTGCTGGTGCCTTTCGGAATCGGCGTTGTTATCGGCATTTTTGCCATTGCCAAAGTAATAGAGATTATATTTGAAAAATTTCCGGAGCACGCATACTGGGCCATTATCGGCCTGATTGTGGCGTCTCCCATTGCCATTTTGCTGATGAACAGTTTTGGAACTATCACTCCGGTAAATGTTTTAACGGGAATTGTGGCGCTGGCGGCAGGCGTGGTGATTGCTCTGAAACTGGGGGAAGAATAA
- a CDS encoding Ltp family lipoprotein codes for MSKKDGTKLCKHCKSEIPAGAKVCPACRKKQGGIVKWIIIAVIVLAIGAAAAGGSNKYNNDSASSDKVKEAENKSTDKDSSDKKTEDAKTDTDNSDDADNPDDADNNSSNEDETDNTSDTDDSLTMGQKNALAKAQTYLAISGFSHDGLITQLEFEGFSTEEATYAADNCGADWNEQAAIKAKEYLKISSFSKSGLIEQLKFEGFTDEQAEYAATEAGY; via the coding sequence ATGTCAAAAAAAGATGGAACCAAATTATGCAAACATTGTAAATCAGAGATACCCGCAGGAGCGAAAGTATGCCCGGCCTGCCGAAAGAAACAGGGAGGGATTGTAAAATGGATTATTATTGCAGTTATTGTACTCGCAATTGGCGCCGCTGCTGCCGGGGGCAGTAACAAATACAACAACGATTCCGCATCTTCAGACAAAGTCAAAGAAGCTGAAAATAAAAGTACGGACAAAGACAGTTCTGATAAGAAAACCGAGGACGCTAAGACAGATACAGATAATTCTGACGACGCAGATAATCCTGATGATGCAGATAATAATAGCAGCAATGAAGATGAAACAGACAATACATCCGACACAGACGATTCGCTGACTATGGGACAGAAAAATGCACTGGCGAAAGCCCAGACTTATCTGGCAATCTCCGGTTTTTCACACGATGGTCTGATTACCCAGTTGGAATTTGAGGGATTTTCCACTGAGGAAGCAACTTACGCAGCAGACAATTGCGGTGCCGACTGGAATGAACAGGCTGCTATCAAGGCAAAGGAATATCTGAAAATTTCATCTTTCTCCAAATCAGGATTGATTGAGCAGTTGAAATTTGAAGGCTTTACGGATGAACAGGCAGAATACGCCGCAACAGAGGCAGGATATTAA